One region of uncultured Sulfurimonas sp. genomic DNA includes:
- the neuC gene encoding UDP-N-acetylglucosamine 2-epimerase, with product MTSPKKICVVSGTRADYGLIYWLMKEIEEDKDLHLQLVVTGMHLSSEFGLTYKEIEKDFKIDKKIEILLFDDTPMGISKSMGVAQVGFAQAYEDLKPDIVVILGDRYEMLSAATAAMIERIPIAHLHGGETTEGAFDEAIRHSITKMSHLHFTATDEYRNRVIQLGEQPQRVFNVGGLGIDNIKKLKLLSKEEFEKSIDFKLSKKNILVTFHPVTLENNTASKQFQNLLDAIDKLEDTKIIFTKANSDTQGRVINRMINAYVKSNSDKSVCFDSLGQLRYLSSLQYIDAVVGNSSSGLLEAPSFKVGTINIGDRQKGRIMAQSVINCTSDSKSITQAFEKLYSDEFKKRLLDVLNPYGDGGASQKIKEIIKNASLDSIIKKVFYDKDCR from the coding sequence ATGACAAGTCCTAAAAAGATATGTGTCGTCTCAGGAACAAGGGCTGATTATGGACTTATATATTGGCTTATGAAAGAGATAGAAGAAGATAAAGATTTGCATCTTCAACTTGTTGTAACAGGTATGCATCTAAGTTCGGAATTTGGACTTACATATAAAGAGATAGAGAAAGATTTTAAAATAGATAAAAAAATAGAAATACTCTTGTTTGATGATACTCCTATGGGAATATCTAAATCTATGGGAGTTGCACAAGTTGGTTTTGCACAAGCTTATGAAGATTTAAAACCAGATATTGTAGTAATTCTTGGTGATAGATACGAGATGCTAAGTGCTGCAACTGCCGCAATGATAGAGAGAATTCCCATAGCGCATCTTCATGGAGGTGAGACTACTGAGGGTGCTTTTGATGAAGCTATAAGACATAGCATCACTAAGATGAGCCATCTTCATTTTACTGCAACAGATGAGTATAGAAACAGGGTTATTCAACTAGGTGAGCAACCACAAAGAGTCTTTAATGTAGGTGGACTTGGAATAGACAATATTAAAAAATTAAAACTCTTAAGCAAAGAAGAGTTTGAAAAATCAATAGATTTTAAACTCTCTAAAAAAAATATCTTAGTTACCTTTCATCCTGTTACATTAGAAAACAACACAGCATCTAAGCAATTCCAAAATCTACTAGATGCCATAGATAAACTAGAAGATACAAAGATTATATTTACAAAAGCAAATAGCGATACACAGGGCAGAGTCATAAATAGAATGATAAATGCTTATGTTAAAAGTAATAGTGATAAGTCTGTTTGTTTTGACTCTCTAGGACAGCTTAGATATTTGAGTTCATTACAATATATAGATGCAGTTGTGGGTAATAGTTCAAGCGGTTTGCTTGAAGCTCCTTCTTTTAAAGTAGGGACTATAAACATCGGAGATAGACAAAAAGGTCGTATAATGGCTCAAAGTGTAATAAACTGCACGTCAGATTCCAAGTCAATAACACAAGCGTTTGAGAAGTTGTATTCAGATGAGTTTAAAAAGAGATTGTTAGATGTTTTAAACCCTTATGGCGATGGTGGAGCGAGTCAAAAGATTAAAGAGATTATTAAAAATGCTTCTTTAGATTCGATAATAAAAAAAGTATTTTATGACAAGGATTGCAGATGA
- a CDS encoding UDP-N-acetylglucosamine 4,6-dehydratase, with translation MILKLIGREKELFKSDISANSENLQKIVQESSFLVIGAAGSIGQAVTKEIFKRNPKKLHVVDISENNMVELVRDIRSSFGYIEGDFKTFALDIGSIEYDAFIKNDGKYDYVLNLSALKHVRSEEDPYTLMRMIDVNIFNTDKTLAQSIQKRTKKYFCVSTDKAANPVNMMGASKKIMEMFLMRRSKYIKISTARFANVAFSDGSLLHGFNKRIEKHQPIVAPNDIKRYFVTPQESGELCLMSCIFGQNRDIFFPKLSEDLHLISFADIAVKYLENLGYEPYLCRDEDEARELIKILPSQRKWPCLFTSSDTTGEKDFEEFFTDAETLDMDRFENIGIIKSDADFNNALLDSFENNIKRLKKHLSWTKEDIVKEFFKMIPDFGHKETGKYLDGKM, from the coding sequence ATGATTTTAAAGCTAATAGGAAGAGAGAAAGAACTTTTTAAAAGCGATATTAGTGCTAATTCTGAAAATCTTCAAAAAATAGTTCAGGAGTCCTCTTTTTTAGTCATCGGTGCAGCTGGTTCAATCGGTCAAGCTGTTACAAAAGAGATATTTAAACGCAATCCTAAAAAACTTCATGTTGTTGATATTTCTGAAAATAACATGGTCGAACTTGTTCGCGATATAAGAAGTTCATTTGGTTATATTGAAGGTGATTTTAAAACTTTCGCCCTTGATATCGGAAGTATCGAATATGACGCTTTTATAAAAAATGATGGAAAGTATGATTACGTTTTAAATCTTTCAGCTCTAAAGCATGTAAGAAGCGAAGAAGACCCATATACTTTGATGCGTATGATTGATGTGAATATCTTTAACACCGATAAAACATTAGCACAGTCAATCCAAAAACGTACTAAAAAGTACTTTTGTGTCTCAACAGATAAAGCTGCTAATCCTGTTAATATGATGGGTGCAAGTAAAAAAATCATGGAGATGTTTTTAATGCGTCGCAGTAAATATATAAAAATATCTACTGCCAGATTTGCAAATGTGGCTTTTTCCGACGGTTCACTTCTTCACGGATTTAATAAACGCATCGAAAAACATCAACCAATAGTAGCACCCAATGATATAAAAAGATACTTTGTAACTCCGCAAGAATCTGGTGAGCTTTGCCTTATGTCTTGCATCTTCGGACAAAACAGAGATATATTTTTTCCCAAATTAAGCGAGGATTTGCATCTAATATCTTTTGCAGATATTGCAGTCAAATATCTTGAAAATTTAGGATACGAGCCATATTTGTGTAGAGATGAAGATGAAGCCAGAGAGCTTATAAAAATTTTACCTTCACAAAGAAAATGGCCTTGTCTTTTTACTTCAAGCGATACTACCGGAGAAAAAGATTTTGAAGAGTTTTTTACAGATGCAGAGACTCTTGATATGGATAGATTTGAGAATATCGGCATCATAAAGAGCGATGCTGATTTTAACAACGCTTTGCTTGATTCATTTGAGAACAATATAAAAAGACTCAAAAAACATCTCTCATGGACTAAAGAAGATATAGTAAAAGAGTTCTTTAAAATGATTCCTGACTTCGGACATAAAGAGACAGGCAAGTATCTTGATGGAAAAATGTAA
- a CDS encoding glutamate-1-semialdehyde 2,1-aminomutase: MTYQDRLLKAIPGGAHTYSRGYDQYPSNAPQILKRGKGAYIYDENEKEFLDYGMALRAVNLGYANEEINAAAFEQMEFGNNLTRASMIELEAAELFISLIDSVDMVKFTKNGSTATTAAVKLSRAYTLRSLVARCQEHPFFSYDDWFISSTPITKGIPKDDLESTKMFHYNDIASLEKLFEEFPNEIACVILEPSATEHPKDNFLHKVKELCQKNGAVFILDEMITGFRWDLKGAQNYYNIEADLCTFGKAMANGFSVAAVAGKREIMELGSIEKEGAERLFLLSTTHGAEMNGLGAFVESIKFIEKNSVIEHIWDYGKKLIEMMNQSAKEFGVEKNFVAGGVECSPYYLTFDKNGENSLGLRTLFSQEMIKNGVLMPWIAISYAHSDKELKITKRALEKTFEVYKKAVEDGYEKYLEGDVIKPVFRKYN, translated from the coding sequence ATGACTTATCAAGATAGGTTGTTAAAAGCTATTCCAGGTGGAGCACATACTTATAGTAGGGGATATGATCAATATCCATCAAACGCTCCTCAAATCCTAAAAAGAGGAAAGGGTGCATATATCTATGATGAGAATGAAAAAGAGTTTCTTGACTATGGTATGGCTCTTCGCGCAGTTAATCTAGGCTATGCAAATGAAGAGATAAACGCTGCAGCATTTGAGCAGATGGAATTTGGAAATAACCTTACAAGAGCGAGCATGATAGAGCTTGAAGCGGCGGAGTTGTTTATAAGTCTTATAGATAGTGTAGATATGGTAAAGTTCACAAAAAACGGCTCAACTGCTACAACTGCGGCGGTAAAACTAAGTCGCGCATACACGCTTAGAAGTTTGGTGGCTAGATGCCAAGAGCATCCGTTTTTCAGTTACGATGACTGGTTTATAAGCTCAACACCAATCACTAAAGGTATTCCTAAAGATGATTTAGAGAGTACTAAAATGTTTCACTATAATGATATAGCATCATTAGAAAAGTTGTTTGAAGAGTTCCCAAATGAAATCGCTTGTGTTATTTTAGAGCCATCTGCAACGGAGCATCCAAAGGATAACTTTTTACATAAAGTTAAAGAGTTATGTCAAAAAAACGGAGCAGTTTTTATCTTGGATGAGATGATAACGGGCTTTAGATGGGATTTAAAAGGCGCTCAAAACTACTACAACATAGAAGCTGATTTATGTACATTTGGAAAAGCTATGGCAAATGGTTTTTCTGTAGCAGCAGTAGCTGGAAAAAGAGAGATTATGGAGTTAGGCTCGATAGAAAAAGAGGGAGCGGAGCGACTTTTTCTACTCTCTACAACCCACGGAGCTGAGATGAACGGTCTTGGCGCATTTGTCGAGTCAATAAAATTTATAGAAAAAAATAGTGTGATAGAGCATATTTGGGATTATGGAAAAAAACTCATTGAGATGATGAACCAAAGTGCCAAAGAGTTTGGAGTTGAGAAGAATTTTGTTGCAGGCGGTGTAGAGTGCAGTCCTTACTATCTGACTTTTGATAAGAATGGCGAGAACTCTTTAGGGCTTAGAACACTTTTTTCTCAAGAGATGATAAAAAATGGTGTACTTATGCCTTGGATAGCGATAAGTTATGCACACAGTGATAAAGAGTTGAAAATCACTAAGAGAGCTTTAGAGAAAACTTTTGAAGTTTACAAAAAAGCAGTTGAAGATGGATATGAAAAGTATCTTGAAGGTGATGTTATAAAACCAGTATTTAGAAAGTATAACTGA
- a CDS encoding Gfo/Idh/MocA family oxidoreductase has translation MKFLVVGLGSMGKRRVRNLIALGYQNSIAGFDIQEVRREESKKYDIKIYDDFDKAMLEYKPDALLISTPPNFHMEYAYKAVDAGMSCFIEASVVDSQKILELSHIIKEKKLVVVPSSTMRYYPAPIKIKELINNKIIGKVLNYNYHTGQYLPDWHPWEDIEDFYVSNPDTGGAREIVPFELTWLNDIFGDSKVLACVRRKLTKISAQIDDIYHCILEYPNNVLGNLTVEVVSRPRATRDFRVIGSEGEIVYSGDTNSLKYINTKMDEWEVINFDQGTVEEGYINPEEPYINEVRDFVDCVKAVQNGDSFNQKNTLEDDYKILSTLYELEEISEGRDDLSR, from the coding sequence ATGAAGTTTTTAGTAGTTGGCTTAGGTTCTATGGGAAAAAGAAGAGTTAGAAACCTCATTGCGTTAGGTTATCAAAATAGCATTGCAGGCTTTGATATACAAGAAGTAAGAAGAGAAGAGTCTAAAAAGTATGATATAAAAATATATGATGATTTTGATAAGGCAATGCTAGAGTATAAACCAGATGCACTCTTAATCTCAACACCCCCAAATTTTCATATGGAGTACGCTTACAAGGCGGTAGATGCAGGTATGAGTTGTTTTATAGAAGCTTCAGTTGTGGATTCTCAAAAGATACTCGAACTCTCGCACATCATTAAAGAGAAAAAACTCGTAGTTGTTCCATCTTCTACTATGAGATACTATCCCGCACCTATAAAAATTAAAGAGCTGATAAACAACAAAATTATAGGCAAAGTACTAAATTATAACTATCACACGGGGCAGTATCTGCCCGATTGGCATCCATGGGAAGATATAGAAGATTTTTATGTCTCAAATCCTGATACAGGTGGTGCAAGAGAGATAGTTCCATTTGAGCTTACATGGCTAAATGATATATTTGGAGATTCAAAGGTTCTTGCTTGTGTGAGAAGAAAACTAACTAAGATATCAGCCCAAATAGACGATATATATCACTGTATACTTGAGTATCCAAATAATGTTTTAGGCAACTTAACGGTAGAAGTTGTTTCACGACCTAGGGCTACTAGAGATTTTCGAGTTATAGGTTCTGAAGGTGAGATAGTTTATAGCGGTGATACAAATAGTTTAAAATATATAAATACAAAGATGGATGAGTGGGAAGTAATAAATTTTGATCAAGGTACGGTTGAAGAGGGATATATAAATCCTGAAGAGCCATACATAAATGAAGTTAGAGATTTTGTAGATTGTGTTAAAGCGGTTCAAAATGGAGACTCTTTTAATCAAAAAAACACTCTTGAAGATGACTATAAAATACTATCTACTCTATATGAGTTAGAAGAAATAAGTGAGGGAAGAGATGACTTATCAAGATAG
- a CDS encoding LegC family aminotransferase — MYKEIVEFIQNVYKTKGFIPLHEPKFNGNEKKYLNDCIDSTFVSSVGKYVDAFEEQFAKKVGSKYAVATVNGTSALHISLILAGVKKEDEVITQPLTFVATCNAISYLDAKPVFVDVDLDTMGLSPASLKEFLEKNCELKDNRCINKTTKKCIKACVAMHTFGHSCRVDEIKDICDKWHITLVEDAAESLGSYYQGRHTGTFAKLGAFSFNGNKIITSGGGGVIVTDDEELAKRAKHLTTTAKIPHKWEYVHDEIAYNYRMPNLNAALLVAQLEQLDTFLASKRELASKYEEYFKTKSEIDFIKEPRDAKSNYWLQALILKDEKTRDEFLDFTNKNGVMTRPIWKLMSELEMFKETQCADLKNSKYLQQRVVNIPSSVI, encoded by the coding sequence ATGTATAAAGAAATAGTAGAATTTATCCAAAATGTATATAAAACAAAAGGGTTTATTCCTCTGCATGAGCCAAAATTTAACGGCAATGAGAAGAAATATCTAAATGACTGCATAGACTCTACTTTTGTCTCAAGTGTGGGTAAATACGTAGATGCTTTTGAAGAGCAGTTTGCAAAAAAAGTAGGCTCTAAATATGCGGTGGCTACGGTAAATGGAACTTCTGCTTTGCATATTTCACTAATTTTAGCTGGTGTTAAAAAAGAGGATGAAGTAATTACTCAGCCACTTACATTTGTAGCTACTTGCAACGCTATAAGTTATCTGGATGCAAAGCCTGTTTTTGTGGATGTTGATTTGGATACTATGGGTTTAAGCCCTGCATCTTTAAAAGAGTTTTTAGAAAAAAACTGTGAGTTAAAAGATAACAGATGCATAAATAAAACCACCAAAAAGTGTATCAAAGCTTGTGTAGCTATGCATACTTTTGGTCATAGTTGCAGAGTTGATGAGATAAAAGATATATGCGATAAATGGCATATAACATTAGTAGAAGATGCTGCGGAGAGTTTGGGAAGTTATTATCAGGGCAGACATACTGGAACTTTTGCAAAGCTTGGAGCATTTAGTTTTAACGGAAATAAAATCATTACTTCAGGCGGCGGCGGAGTTATCGTAACTGATGATGAAGAGTTAGCAAAAAGAGCCAAGCATCTAACAACTACGGCTAAAATTCCACATAAGTGGGAATATGTACATGATGAAATAGCATATAACTATAGGATGCCAAATCTAAATGCCGCTTTGCTTGTTGCACAACTTGAACAACTAGACACATTTTTAGCCTCAAAAAGAGAGTTAGCATCTAAGTATGAAGAGTACTTTAAAACCAAGAGTGAGATAGATTTTATAAAAGAGCCTAGAGATGCCAAGTCAAATTATTGGTTACAAGCGCTTATATTAAAAGATGAAAAAACAAGAGACGAGTTTTTAGATTTTACAAACAAAAATGGTGTTATGACAAGACCAATTTGGAAGCTTATGAGTGAGCTTGAGATGTTTAAAGAGACTCAATGTGCTGATTTGAAAAATTCAAAATATTTACAGCAGAGAGTTGTAAATATACCAAGTAGTGTGATATGA
- the neuB gene encoding N-acetylneuraminate synthase → MSVFIIAEAGVNHNGSVELAKKLIDAASESGADAVKFQTFKTQNLVSKSAKKAEYQKETTDAKESQFEMIKKLELDADTHRELIKYCHTKKIMFLSTPFDLDSVDLLSELGLEIFKIPSGEITNLPYLRKIGALNKRIVLSTGMSNMDEIKDALRVLVDAGTSKKKITVVHANTMYPTPMEDVNLRAMITIAKTFDVAFGYSDHTLGIEVDIAAVALGASVIEKHFTLDKTMDGPDHKASLEPCELNAMVKSIRNIELALGDGIKKPSKSEMPNMEIARKSIVASKDITKGEILTEENLSIKRPGNGISPMRWDEVLGSIAGKDYKEDELI, encoded by the coding sequence ATGAGTGTTTTTATAATTGCAGAAGCGGGAGTTAATCATAATGGCTCTGTTGAACTTGCAAAAAAACTCATAGATGCGGCGAGTGAATCGGGAGCAGATGCCGTAAAGTTTCAAACATTTAAAACTCAAAATCTAGTAAGCAAAAGTGCTAAAAAAGCCGAGTATCAAAAAGAGACTACAGATGCAAAAGAGTCCCAGTTTGAGATGATAAAAAAACTTGAATTAGATGCCGATACTCACCGCGAGCTTATAAAATACTGTCATACAAAAAAGATAATGTTTCTCTCAACTCCATTTGATTTGGATAGTGTTGATTTGCTCAGTGAGCTTGGTTTGGAGATATTTAAAATCCCAAGCGGAGAAATTACAAATCTGCCATATCTTAGAAAAATTGGTGCTCTAAATAAACGCATAGTTTTATCAACAGGTATGTCTAATATGGATGAGATAAAAGACGCTCTAAGAGTCTTAGTAGATGCAGGAACTTCAAAAAAGAAAATCACGGTTGTTCATGCAAATACGATGTATCCGACTCCGATGGAAGATGTGAACCTTAGAGCTATGATAACTATAGCAAAGACTTTTGATGTGGCTTTTGGATATAGTGATCATACTCTAGGCATAGAAGTTGATATTGCGGCAGTTGCTTTGGGTGCATCTGTTATAGAGAAACATTTTACTCTGGATAAAACTATGGATGGACCTGACCATAAAGCTTCTTTGGAACCTTGTGAGTTAAATGCGATGGTAAAATCAATCCGAAATATTGAACTTGCTCTTGGCGATGGTATAAAAAAACCAAGTAAAAGCGAGATGCCAAACATGGAAATTGCAAGAAAATCTATAGTTGCATCTAAAGATATCACAAAAGGCGAGATTTTAACAGAAGAAAATCTTTCTATAAAAAGACCGGGTAACGGCATAAGTCCTATGAGATGGGATGAAGTTCTTGGAAGCATCGCAGGTAAAGATTACAAAGAAGATGAACTGATATGA
- a CDS encoding acylneuraminate cytidylyltransferase family protein — MYEGKKVLAIIPARGGSKGLMGKNIKELCSKPLIAWSIESGRKSKYIDEVMVTTDSQEIADISKKYLASVPFLRPAHLASDTATTFEAVKHTIDFYKSEKNMEFDYIVLLEPTSPLRENDDIDKMIKKLISKSDEYDSIVSIGEVHEHPSIMQKIVNDEFLESYCKELEMKSRRQDNVAAYFPYGVAYIVKTRSLLEEKTFYTKRNTFYEIKRYQCYEIDDMYDFLAIENIMKYEWGL; from the coding sequence ATGTACGAGGGTAAAAAAGTTTTAGCGATTATTCCTGCTAGAGGTGGAAGTAAGGGTTTAATGGGTAAAAATATAAAAGAATTATGTTCAAAACCTCTTATCGCTTGGAGCATTGAATCAGGACGTAAGAGCAAATATATAGATGAAGTTATGGTGACTACAGATAGCCAAGAGATTGCAGATATATCAAAAAAATATTTAGCTAGTGTACCCTTTTTAAGACCTGCGCATCTAGCAAGCGATACTGCAACAACCTTTGAGGCAGTTAAACATACAATTGACTTTTACAAGAGTGAAAAAAATATGGAGTTTGATTACATAGTTTTACTTGAACCGACTTCGCCTTTAAGAGAAAATGACGATATTGATAAGATGATAAAAAAACTAATCTCAAAAAGCGATGAGTATGATTCTATAGTGAGCATTGGAGAGGTGCATGAACATCCCTCTATTATGCAAAAAATTGTGAATGATGAGTTTTTAGAGAGTTATTGTAAAGAGCTTGAGATGAAGTCTCGCAGACAAGACAATGTAGCTGCTTATTTTCCTTATGGAGTTGCTTATATAGTTAAGACTAGGTCACTCTTAGAGGAAAAAACATTTTATACAAAGAGAAATACTTTTTATGAGATAAAAAGATACCAATGTTATGAGATTGATGATATGTATGATTTTTTAGCTATTGAAAATATTATGAAATATGAGTGGGGACTTTAG
- a CDS encoding nucleotidyltransferase family protein yields the protein MKNYKNIALKENSTIKEAYRVIDNGAMSIAVVINDDGTLLGTLTDGDIRRGLLGDLELSDTIESLIFRTPTVCHIEDTKEKILEIAVEKKLYQVPIVDSDGKIVGIEEVDELLKPTIKKNKVILMVGGLGTRLRPLTEKTPKPMLKIGNKPILETIILNFKKYGFINIILSVSYKSEVIESYFGDGSKFGVNIEYIHEDKRMGTAGALSLLECDLDEPFFVMNGDILTNINFSHLLDFHTFNNSKATMCVREYDFQVPYGVIEVDEQKITSIVEKPIHKFFVNAGIYILSPQTLSNIPNDTFFDMPTLFDTLIAKKEKVLSFALSEYWLDIGRLSDFEQAQSEYASVFN from the coding sequence ATGAAAAATTATAAAAATATAGCATTAAAAGAAAACTCTACGATTAAAGAAGCTTATAGAGTTATAGACAACGGAGCTATGAGTATTGCAGTAGTTATAAATGATGATGGAACACTTTTGGGTACACTCACCGATGGAGATATCAGAAGAGGGCTTTTGGGAGATTTAGAGCTTAGCGACACTATTGAAAGCCTTATTTTTAGAACTCCTACTGTATGTCATATAGAAGATACAAAAGAGAAAATACTTGAAATTGCAGTAGAGAAAAAACTATATCAAGTTCCTATTGTAGATAGTGATGGAAAAATAGTCGGTATTGAAGAAGTAGATGAGCTTTTAAAACCTACTATAAAGAAAAACAAAGTCATTTTGATGGTAGGAGGTCTTGGAACAAGGCTTAGACCATTAACAGAAAAAACACCAAAACCAATGCTAAAAATAGGAAATAAACCTATATTAGAAACTATTATACTGAACTTTAAAAAATATGGTTTTATAAACATAATACTTAGTGTCAGTTATAAATCAGAGGTCATAGAGTCATACTTTGGCGATGGAAGTAAATTTGGCGTAAATATAGAGTATATACATGAAGATAAAAGAATGGGAACAGCTGGAGCGCTTAGTCTGCTTGAGTGCGATTTGGATGAGCCATTTTTTGTTATGAATGGAGATATTCTTACAAATATAAACTTCTCGCATCTCTTAGATTTTCACACTTTTAATAACTCAAAAGCTACTATGTGCGTTCGTGAATATGACTTTCAAGTTCCTTATGGAGTTATAGAAGTTGATGAACAAAAGATAACTTCTATAGTAGAAAAACCTATACACAAATTTTTTGTAAATGCTGGCATCTATATCTTGTCTCCACAAACTCTAAGCAATATTCCAAATGATACTTTTTTTGATATGCCTACTCTTTTTGATACTTTAATAGCAAAAAAAGAAAAAGTTCTATCTTTTGCTCTTAGTGAGTATTGGCTTGATATCGGTAGGCTTAGTGATTTTGAACAGGCTCAGTCTGAATACGCTTCAGTCTTTAACTAA
- a CDS encoding NeuD/PglB/VioB family sugar acetyltransferase: protein MKEKILLIGGGGHCKSVIDVIEQENRYLIAGIIDKKELIGQSLLGYKIIGCDDDLAKFFETYKYAIITIGQIKSNETRVKLFHKLKEIGYTLPIIVSPLSYVSKHSKIGEGTVIMHHALVNADARVGQNCIINTKALIEHDAVVEDFCHISTSAVINGGVVVKKNSFVGSNVTTKEYIEISGFIKAGDLQK from the coding sequence ATGAAAGAAAAAATACTTTTAATCGGCGGTGGCGGTCATTGTAAATCGGTTATAGATGTTATAGAGCAAGAAAACAGATATTTGATTGCAGGAATCATAGATAAAAAAGAGTTAATAGGGCAATCCCTACTTGGATATAAAATAATCGGCTGTGATGATGATTTGGCAAAGTTTTTTGAGACTTATAAATATGCAATCATAACCATAGGACAGATAAAATCAAACGAGACAAGAGTCAAGCTTTTTCATAAACTAAAAGAGATAGGATATACACTTCCTATCATCGTATCACCTCTTTCTTATGTTTCTAAGCACTCTAAAATAGGAGAAGGTACGGTTATAATGCATCACGCTCTTGTAAATGCAGATGCAAGAGTTGGACAAAACTGCATCATAAACACAAAAGCTCTTATTGAACATGATGCGGTTGTAGAAGATTTTTGCCATATCTCAACTTCAGCAGTTATAAACGGCGGTGTTGTGGTAAAGAAAAACAGCTTTGTAGGAAGTAACGTAACAACAAAAGAGTACATAGAAATCAGCGGATTTATAAAAGCTGGAGATCTTCAAAAATGA
- a CDS encoding oxidoreductase, which yields MLQNKVVVITGGAGFLGKEFVKAVVQNDAVAVIADIDAKIGEEAKERLSKELQSQNVDFVQMDITSSESINKAIKCLNEKYKRIDALVNNAYPRNKNYGRHFFDVSYDDFVENTGLNLGGYFNASKHFAEYFKNQGYGNIVNISSIYGVIAPKFEIYDNTPMTMPVEYAAIKSGLIHLTKYMAKYFKGLNIKVNAISPGGILDAQPEAFLDAYKKESLTKGMLDNSDINGTLVYLLSDMSRYVNGQNIVVDDGFTL from the coding sequence ATGCTACAAAACAAAGTAGTAGTCATAACCGGCGGAGCAGGGTTTTTAGGAAAAGAGTTTGTAAAAGCAGTTGTTCAAAACGACGCTGTAGCTGTAATAGCAGATATAGATGCCAAGATAGGAGAAGAAGCCAAAGAGAGACTCTCAAAAGAGCTTCAAAGCCAAAATGTAGACTTTGTGCAGATGGATATTACATCTAGTGAGTCCATAAATAAAGCAATAAAATGCTTAAATGAAAAATATAAAAGAATAGATGCTTTAGTAAATAATGCTTATCCAAGAAATAAAAACTATGGTAGGCATTTTTTTGATGTGAGTTATGATGACTTTGTTGAAAATACTGGGTTAAATCTAGGGGGTTATTTTAATGCTTCAAAACATTTTGCCGAGTATTTTAAAAATCAAGGTTATGGAAATATTGTAAACATCTCATCCATCTATGGAGTGATAGCTCCAAAGTTTGAAATTTATGACAATACTCCTATGACAATGCCGGTGGAATATGCAGCTATAAAATCAGGACTTATTCACTTAACAAAATATATGGCAAAATATTTTAAAGGACTAAATATTAAAGTAAATGCCATAAGCCCGGGCGGTATCTTAGATGCTCAGCCTGAAGCCTTTTTAGATGCATATAAAAAAGAGAGCTTGACTAAAGGTATGCTTGATAACAGCGATATAAACGGTACATTGGTCTATTTGCTTAGCGATATGAGCAGGTATGTAAATGGTCAAAATATTGTTGTTGATGATGGATTTACATTATGA